Below is a genomic region from Rhinolophus sinicus isolate RSC01 linkage group LG11, ASM3656204v1, whole genome shotgun sequence.
TGCCTTGCCTTAGCAACCAGCATCAGGAAGGGCTCTGAAGGAGGCTAGGGAGTAACTGCCTACTTAGAGACCAGGCCTTTGGAAGGGGCTGAACTCTTGAGTTGGGGGCTTTAGgagaaaaatgttgaattttaggGCTCCTTTTGGTGAGGGGCTCACTGGGGCGAGAGGGTCAGGGACACAGACTTCCCCAGCACTGATGGAAGGGTGGGTCTTCTCCAGAAACTAGCCCATGGAAAGGTGGGGACTTTGAATGCTAAGGAAGAGTGATGGGCAAATGGGAGAAACTACAGGGGCAAATGGGAGAAACCAGGTAATGGGGCAGAGTTTCCACATTAGAAGAGTCTCCATTGTTTATAAGGGACGTCCCTTCCAACTTACCTGTCTCCCCATCCCTCAGGCGGACCTGAACTGGGGCCCGAGTGGTGAGGAGGTGGGGGCCAGTGGCAGCAGCGGTGGCTTCTATGGCGTGAGCAGCCAGTACGAGAGCCTGGAGCACATGACCCTCACCTGTTCCTCCAAGGTCTGCTCCTTTGGCAAGCAGGTGGTGGAGAAGGTGGAGGTAAGGCCGGAGGGGTCGAGCTCTGGGCAGGTGAGCACCCAGCCACCTGCCACTTGGGGGGTACAGACTAAATGGACCAGGAGCCACGACACGTCAGGCATTGGCGGGTGGCGGGTGTCCCTTCCTCTGGGGGTTTAATGCGTGAGCTTAGCGCTCATATAGAGTTACGTGTAGGGATCACTTGGAAGTTTCAAAGGTAATGTGTGGGACTAGAATGTACAGTCACTAAGAGTCAAAAGGTTCCTGTGGATATAGAAGAATCTGCAGGGCAAGGAGTTTCAGGGGTCACACTTAAAGCTAGCTGAGAACTTGGGGGGGTCTCAAGTTCAGAGGTCATAGAGTTTGGAGATCTCATGAAGGGTCTTTGGAGAATTTGAGGGTATCTGAGGGCCTGGAAGTCAGGAGTTCAGAGGTCATTGAGGGTTCAGAGTATGGCTTTGAGGGGTTGGGGGATTCCTGGTTTACAGGCTCAGTGATCCTGCATCAGATACTTGAGTGTTCAGGGTGTCGTCTCTGGTCACTGCGGATGCGGCAATGGAAAAGGGAAGATGGCAGTGGGGAGTGGGTGTGGCATCTGAGAGGCACAGAGTGGGGCTGGGTTCCTGGAGCAACCCCTGTGTGTCTCAGTCACCATGCTCCCCACTCCTTCCCGGGTTCAGACGGAGCGTGCCCAGCTAGAGGATGGGAGGTTCGTGTATCGCCTGCTGCGCTCGCCCATGTGCGAGTACCTGGTGAATTTCTTGCACAAGCTGCGGCAACTGCCTGAGCGCTATATGATGAACAGCGTCCTGGAGAACTTTACCATCCTCCAGGTGATGTGCTGGGGCTGGGCCGGAGCAGGGACCCAGATGTGGACGGGGGTGCCCACCACAGACTCTCAGTCCCAGGGACCCTTTCACAGGGGAACTGACACATTGGAGACCCTACAGTCGACCCTTGACTTAGGGGACCCCTTTACCTAGGGAACTGATGTGGTAGGGACTTGACAGCATTCTCATGAGAGGACTCCCCACTTCATTGGGGAAACTGACCTGGAGAACATATGGGGGATCCTTAGCTGAGGGGAGCCCCTTCACAGGGAACCTAACCTTAGTCCAGGGAATGTGATATGGGATACCTTTAACTTTGGGGAATGTGTTGAGCTGGGGACCCCTTTCACCTGGGGAATGTGATGTGGTGGGGGCCCCCTTGATATACCATCTGATGTGAAGCCCCTCAAATGGGGAACCTTACATGTTGGGGATCCCCTTTACCTGAGAAACGTGACATGATGGGGACCCCCTTTCTGGGTATTCCTTGATGACTGAGGGAGGGCACAGTGCggtcccttccccttctttcccttccaaaCATAAACCCCTTCTTCTGGCTTCCTGGCAGGTGGTGACAAACAGAGACACCCAGGAGCTGCTTCTCTGCACTGCCTACGTGTTTGAGGTCTCCACCAGTGAGCGGGGGGCCCAGCACCACATTTACCGCCTGGTCAGGGACTGAAAGAGGACCCCAAAAGTGGCTCAGCCCGGCAATACCCTCCTCCCAGGAAAGACCTCACGCTTCTTATTTGGGGAGGTGGCTGCTCCCTGTTAGAAGGGACCTTAAAAGCTGGGTGGTGAGTTGAATGGGCTGGGACTGAGAGGAAAGGATGGATCCTGATATTGGGACTTCACAGGGGTGTCTGAAAGGACAGATCACTCCAGAGCATCAGGGACTGGGGACAGGAGTAACCCTGAGGTACAGCACTAGTTTCTAACAGgtgccctccccccactctcttCTGGGTGTTTTTGAGGGCCCTAGTTATCCTGTCCCTCTCTGTTTTTCAGCCTCCCTTTTCCAATCTGCCTCTCCTTACCACCCTAACAACCTTGAGACCCTAATATTGAGTATTGGTTAACCCTTTCTTTGCAGGAGCAGAGCCAGGTGGgccctggaaatatttttttttaatataacaagaGATATTTATAACTGGGTGTTAGGGTCATGACTTTTTCTCAGCTGGGTAAGCAGTGGGGTGAGGTTTTTAAATGTCATCCCCTCTTCTACATGAGCCATGAGCTAGACTGTATTGCTTCCCATCCCCCaaagtgttgttttgttttgacagaGGATAAAGCTATTTTACCAAAACACAGGGGATTTATTTGGGGTTTGGGTAAAAAATAATCTTGTGGGAAGTGGTAGGCTGACAGATGAGGCAAGGAAATGAGGTATCTTTGGGGGCAGGAAGCTGGTGGCCGGAAGCCCCAGTTCCCGAGGGAGAGGTGACAGCAGTGAAGCAGGTTCCCCCGGGGGAAATGAGGAGGCAGAGGGCTCAACAGGCTGGGGAGAACTGGggattaaacaaatatttacagggGGCAGGGAAGTGCCCAGCGCACTTGAAAAGGTCAGAGTGGGACTTTGTGGCCTAGTGGTACCGAGCCAGCCTGTCGTAGACTTGGTCCAGGTTTCTGCACAGGAATATGGAGAGCGTCATGAAGCTGAGCTATAGAGAAAGGAGAAGCAGTCAGAGAGGTCGAGGCGTTTTCAGAGACAGGGAGGGgaagtggggtggtggggggtcCTGAGGGAGAAAAGtaggggtggggccaggggaaGAAACAGGTGTCAAGAATTGGGTGGGACAGGGCTAGAGGGAGAACTGGGCCTGGTTGTGAAAGTCGGGGTCCAGGACTAGAGTTTGGGGAAAGATAAGAAAGGTGGAGAATCGTGGTGGAGTTAAGGGTAAAAGGAATGGAGGTCATGGGGTAGGCCATCAAAGATGTGGGTGGGCCCagaagggtggggatggggggaatCCAGCTGCGTCTAACGCAGGTCTAGAGTCTGGGAAGGAGTGAGCTCCGGAGAAAGCCCAAAGTCTTTTATTCCAGAGGCTCATCTGTTTCCCCCTCTGCCTCCGTCTCTAATTCCACCTCAGCCTCCACCTCTGTGCCCGAGATCCCGGTCTCAAGCTGTTCCTCATCTTGATCCCAAAGCGGCCAGGTCCCCAGGGCCATGGGCAACTTGCCCTGCGGGGCCTTGTCCCCCAAGTTGGGACAGGCACCCGCCATGCCCCAGCCACCCCACAGACTGACGCTACGCCCGATGCTGCTCAGCACACCGCCACGCCCGCTGCTGCCATCAGCGctcaggctgggcctggggctccaACCGTCGGCTCCCGGCACCCGCGGCTGGGGTTCCCGGAGGAGCGCTCTACGTGGCAGCAGTAGGCTCAGCCCCGCCACACTCACCTGCGGGGAAAGGGGAGGGATAAGGCGGCCCAAAACAAGAGGCTGGTCGGCCGAAGAGAGCCAATAGGAGCCTCACGAGGAAGGGCGGGAAGGCCTCCCTCGTGAGGCTCCTATTGGCTCTCAGGCCTGGGTTGGCCGACGCTCTATCACTCATGCGCCTTGGGGTGGGGCTATATAGAGATTGTAGGGCCAATAGCGAGTGAGGGCAGGACTAGGTTACCTCGAGTAGACCGACGCCCAGACAAATGCCCACTATGGAAATAAGGTTGTTGTGCAACCACTTCTGGAGGCTCTCCGCGCAGCCCTGGGAATGTAGAGAAAGGTTAAACAGTTTTTTATGAGATTCGAACTCAAGCCCTGGCCCGCCGTTCTCCACAGCGCAGCCCTCACCCCTCTTTCAGCTACCGCTCTGATTCCCTAGTTACCAGGGTTCTCTAGTCTTCACTCCGTTCAAGCCTCCCCCTCCTTAAGTAACAGCGTTTCGGGTCCTCCCCTTTCGGCTAAAATCTTTAGGCCCCGCCCTTCCGAAGACCCCGCCCCTTCTAGCGGTTCCGCCCCTCCTACCTTTTGTCTCGTAGCCTCTCCCTACTTGCAGACACCGCCCTCCTGTCTAGGCCCCGCCTCCTGTGGATCACGCCCCTCCCGGCAGTCCTATCCCTTCTGCAGGCCCCTCCTTTCTAGTAGGTCCTGCTCCAAACCCTGCCCACCTCTCGATAGGTGTAGCTGTTTGCAGGGACCACGCAAAGGTCTGTACTGTGTTCGGGCCGCGCCTGTGATCGGAGCCGGctggactgggggagggggatctTAAAGAAGATTGCGGAGTCGTTGGTCGCGGATGAATTATAGCAGGAGCAGGGCAAGCGGTACCCCTCCGACACGTTGCTCCTCAGGCTGGAGACACCAAGCCAGTCCTGAGGAGAGTTCCAGCCGCAGCAGCGCAGCTGGGAAAGGGACAGAGTCAGAGGGACGGGCTGGGTGGATGCAAGATGATTTTGGGGATCAGGGGACTGGGTGAGGGTATGTCGTCAGGTTGGGAGGAGAGGACTAAGTGGTGGGTGCTGGGTGGGGTACGGTGGGCTAGGTTGGGGTCACGACAGGGCCAAGGCCAGGGGACATTAGAGGCACATGGGGTTGGGAGAGATGAATCACGGGGCGACCTGGGACTGGGGGAGGAGCTGCAAAATGACACAGGACCGAAATTTGGTGGGCAGTGTAATTAAGCTCAGGGGGACAGGTAGATGGGAGGGCGGGCCATGTGAGCGAGCTGGGAATGGGGTCTCACGTGGGACAGGTCCCGTGGGAGCCAAAATCACTaaggggcagggagtggggtcACACTAGGGCCTTGGGGCTGAGGGCGGAGTCCTATCGAGGCAGAAGGCGGAGCCTCCAGGGTCTTGGTGGGGGCCTGGGCCACAGTGGGGCCAGTTATGTTATCATCAGGGGCGGGGCCACGTTAGAGTCCCAGAGCTGGAGGGACGGGTACACATCTGGGTGGGTGGGGCCTCACGCACCTGGAACTGCACGTAGTCCCAACTCTCTTCCGCCGCGGTCTCCTCCGGGTTGGCGTGGTAGTTGTGGATCGTCTTCTGCACAACATCCTTCACCCTCCGCACCAGCTGAGAGGCCGAGAGTGAGGCCGAGCTCCCACCTGCCCACTCCGTGCTCTCCGACCCACTCCAGCCATTCCCCAGCTCTCTCAGCCCAAAAGGGTCCCTGAGCAACCTTATCCCGGCGTCGGTTCCTCAGTGAATGGCTAGCTATGTTTCTGCTCCTCAAAATCTCTCTTTGGCGGTTTTTACCGTctatctttctgtttctgtctctgtcgCTATCTTCCACGGTTTCTTATTGGGTATCTGTCTCTTCCTCCGAGCCTCTGTTTTTCcgcatgttttctctttttttctgtctgtttccctttggatctctgtctctcttgctgTCTGTCTTCCTCCATCCGTGTCGGTCgttctctgcctctccctgtcGCTACCTCCCTTACTGTGCCTGTTAGTCTCTGTATCTGTTCTGTCTTtattcctctgtctctctctgttatTTCTCTTTGTCTATGTTCCATCTCtttccatcctcccacccctggTCCACCTACTGGCTGCAGGGGAAGGTGGGGAAGGCAATCTCACCCGGATCCGCTGAGTGGAGATCAGGATCCCCAGGGTGATCTGCGTGACGAACAGGAGCAGCAGAATCCCGAAGTACTGGGGGGCAGAGACAGGAGGTCAGGCTGAGACCCTCCCCAGGATGCAAGGGCTCTATTTGAGGGGGGATGTGAGTGGTCCTAGGGATAAAGAAGGGCACTCACCAGGCCCAGGAGGCAGCGGAGCTCCTTCAGGGCCCCCACACAGCCCAGGAGGGCAAGGCCCATGGTGAGGATTCCTGAGATGGCCAAGGCTTTGGACCAGATCTGCAGAGCATGAAGGACTGGGGACAGGAGTAACCCTGAGGTACAGCACTAGTTTCTAACAGgtgccctccccccactctcttCTGGGTGTTTTTGAGGGCCCTAGTTATCCTGTCCCTCTCTGTTTTTCAGCCTCCCTTTTCCAATCTGCCTCTCCTTACCACCCTAACAACCTTGAGACCCTAATATTGAGTATTGGTTAACCCTTTCTTTGCAGGAGCAGAGCCAGGTGGgccctggaaatatttttttttaatataacaagaGATATTTATAACTGGGTGTTAGGGTCATGACTTTTTCTCAGCTGGGTAAGCAGTGGGGTGAGGTTTTTAAATGTCATCCCCTCTTCTACATGAGCCATGAGCTAGACTGTATTGCTTCCCATCCCCCaaagtgttgttttgttttgacagaGGATAAAGCTATTTTACCAAAACACAGGGGATTTATTTGGGGTTTGGGTAAAAAATAATCTTGTGGGAAGTGGTAGGCTGACAGATGAGGCAAGGAAATGAGGTATCTTTGGGGGCAGGAAGCTGGTGGCCGGAAGCCCCAGTTCCCGAGGGAGAGGTGACAGCAGTGAAGCAGGTTCCCCCGGGGGAAATGAGGAGGCAGAGGGCTCAACAGGCTGGGGAGAACTGGggattaaacaaatatttacagggGGCAGGGAAGTGCCCAGCGCACTTGAAAAGGTCAGAGTGGGACTTTGTGGCCTAGTGGTACCGAGCCAGCCTGTCGTAGACTTGGTCCAGGTTTCTGCACAGGAATATGGAGAGCGTCATGAAGCTGAGCTATAGAGAAAGGAGAAGCAGTCAGAGAGGTCGAGGCGTTTTCAGAGACAGGGAGGGgaagtggggtggtggggggtcCTGAGGGAGAAAAGtaggggtggggccaggggaaGAAACAGGTGTCAAGAATTGGGTGGGACAGGGCTAGAGGGAGAACTGGGCCTGGTTGTGAAAGTCGGGGTCCAGGACTAGAGTTTGGGGAAAGATAAGAAAGGTGGAGAATCGTGGTGGAGTTAAGGGTAAAAGGAATGGAGGTCATGGGGTAGGCCATCAAAGATGTGGGTGGGCCCagaagggtggggatggggggaatCCAGCTGCGTCTAACGCAGGTCTAGAGTCTGGGAAGGAGTGAGCTCCGGAGAAAGCCCAAAGTCTTTTATTCCAGAGGCTCATCTGTTTCCCCCTCTGCCTCCGTCTCTAATTCCACCTCAGCCTCCACCTCTGTGCCCGAGATCCCGGTCTCAAGCTGTTCCTCATCTTGATCCCAAAGCGGCCAGGTCCCCAGGGCCATGGGCAACTTGCCCTGCGGGGCCTTGTCCCCCAAGTTGGGACAGGCACCCGCCATGCCCCAGCCACCCCACAGACTGACGCTACGCCCGATGCTGCTCAGCACACCGCCACGCCCGCTGCTGCCATCAGCGctcaggctgggcctggggctccaACCGTCGGCTCCCG
It encodes:
- the LOC141567720 gene encoding leukocyte antigen CD37-like, with the protein product MGLALLGCVGALKELRCLLGLYFGILLLLFVTQITLGILISTQRIRLVRRVKDVVQKTIHNYHANPEETAAEESWDYVQFQLRCCGWNSPQDWLGVSSLRSNVSEGYRLPCSCYNSSATNDSAIFFKIPLPQSSRLRSQARPEHSTDLCVVPANSYTYREGCAESLQKWLHNNLISIVGICLGVGLLELSFMTLSIFLCRNLDQVYDRLARYH